From Cotesia glomerata isolate CgM1 linkage group LG2, MPM_Cglom_v2.3, whole genome shotgun sequence, a single genomic window includes:
- the LOC123259165 gene encoding uncharacterized protein LOC123259165 isoform X1, with amino-acid sequence MVIKNLRNFFRIYLLLFFILLVFFITCGLTQQPEYHDRDSISTEKFKRLEDFDEPTWKLILSDEKRIKLKNDTNKYIDVVIKNYTVTPRKIIIMDRIQPVGSEAQDKIKKKSRMRNHKKSRGKIRRLKKGRKKIYSDELKRKNYQRIFKSVDIKNYDDENFEQQLLKNLHLQVINSRSSIISNYDQLKNNTYDDNLNGDNNIDINVNKSMIKSETLANNSNGDVSCMEGKFIPAPVVPHALIKYVKSSKPHAEYLEANYECAEGFLLSSNTTRLLCKNRQWIGASAPSCTPKNNNNYREICSRSSCDQICKQVDNKPTCFCYEGFYLQDNKCIDINECENANGDCQYECVNTPGSYRCECPQGMKYARDKSHCEDLNECLENNGRGPCQDSCQNLEPGYSCGCEGLPGTILSTDNHTCGNASPCAINNAGCSHTCLSTKGRVFCLCPDGFMLQDDWKTCQDIDECAVPDLQNEVCKFGCINTPGSYRCAQQDELNDQPADEKIDPCPKGYHESTRSTCVDVNECEDNNGGCSEVCENTNGSYFCACNGDERILSPDGKSCTDINEVSCSSLDVPKRGSLICSRQSSHSVWSAHKALNNLPGTKCSLRCPRGYYILGEYELTCRQNGNWDGIKTGQCTKCPTDIRTIEEEMFIKINQPTTSVVFNQQIQPQKQKRVRLAVNLDRGLHKIIFFKNPSSSLASSSSTTNVYSNCSIHTNIKDGESPKIYNCPNNNNSPLMKWSKEVSADSIEITYINNESLDERSFDIDWNTTYKPIDEDTWSSNCTFNVIISTE; translated from the exons GGCTCACTCAACAGCCGGAGTACCATGATCGTGATAGCATTTCAACTGAGAAGTTTAAGCGCCTCGAAGATTTCGATGAACCGAC ATGGAAGTTAATTCTGTCAGACGAAAAGAGAATAAAGCTAAAAAATGACACTAATAAATACATAGAcgtagtaattaaaaattatacggtAACACCtcggaaaataataataatggacaGGATCCAGCCGG TCGGTTCAGAAGCACAAGACAAGATCAAAAAGAAGTCTCGAATgagaaatcataaaaaatcccGGGGGAAAATCCGGCGTTTGAAGAAGGGTAGGAAAAAAATCTACTCTGATGAATTGAAAAGGAAAAACTACCAGAGGATTTTCAAATCCGtcgatattaaaaattacgatgaTGAAAATTTCGAGCAGCAACTGCTTAAGAATTTGCACCTGCAAGTTATCAATTCCAGGAGCTCTATCATATCTAATtacgatcaattaaaaaataatacttatgatgataatttaaatggtgataataatattgatattaatgttaataagTCGATGATTAAAAGTGAAACTTTAGCGAATAATTCAAATGGGGACGTATCCTGTATGGAAGGTAAATTTATTCCAGCGCCAGTTGTTCCTCACGCtcttattaaatatgttaa GTCGTCAAAACCACACGCGGAATATTTGGAGGCAAATTATGAGTGCGCTGAGGGCTTTTTGTTGTCGTCAAATACAACAAGACTGTTGTGCAAAAACCGACAATGGATCGGAGCCTCGGCACCTTCATGTACACccaagaataataataactaccgTGAAATATGCTCCCGTTCATCTTGTGATCAGATTTGCAAGCAAGTCGACAATAAACCTACTTGTTTTTGTTACGAGGGCTTTTATCTTCAGGACAATAAGTGCATTG atattaacGAATGTGAAAACGCGAATGGAGACTGTCAATACGAGTGTGTGAATACTCCAGGTAGTTATCGATGCGAGTGTCCGCAAGGGATGAAATATGCACGAGACAAGTCTCACTGTGAAg atttgAATGAGTGCTTGGAGAACAACGGACGGGGGCCGTGTCAAGATAGCTGTCAAAACTTGGAGCCAGGATACTCGTGTGGGTGCGAAGGCCTGCCGGGCACGATCCTTTCAACTGACAATCATACGTGCGGTAATGCGAGTCCTTGCGCGATAAACAATGCAGGATGCTCTCATACTTGTCTTTCAACAAAGGGAAGAGTTTTTTGTCTTTGTCCCGATGGATTTATGTTGCAAGACGACTGGAAAACTTGTCAAg ACATTGATGAGTGCGCGGTTCCGGATCTGCAAAACGAAGTTTGCAAATTCGGGTGCATAAATACACCAGGCTCTTACCGGTGCGCTCAACAGGACGAACTTAATGATCAGCCAGCTGATGAGAAAATTGATCCGTGTCCCAAAGGGTATCATGAATCTACGAGATCAACCTGTGttg ATGTAAACGAGTGCGAGGACAACAACGGAGGATGCAGTGAAGTCTGTGAGAACACCAATGGCAGTTATTTTTGCGCCTGCAACGGTGATGAACGGATTTTATCGCCTGATGGAAAATCGTGCACGG aCATAAACGAAGTATCGTGCTCGTCTTTGGATGTACCAAAAAGAGGATCGTTAATCTGTTCACGTCAGTCATCCCATAGTGTGTGGTCAGCACACAAAGCACTTAATAATCTGCCGGGTACTAAATGCTCCTTGAGATGTCCACGAGGGTATTATATCCTCGGAGAATACGAGCTCACGTGTCGTCAAAATGGAAACTGGGACGGCATTAAGACCGGGCAGTGTACCA AGTGCCCGACCGACATAAGGACAATCGAAGAAGAAatgttcataaaaataaaccaGCCGACAACGAGCGTGGTGTTTAATCAGCAAATACAACCGCAGAAACAGAAGCGAGTGCGTTTAGCTGTAAATTTGGACCGCGGGCttcacaaaataattttctttaaaaatccGTCTTCATCTTTGGCTTCCTCTTCATCGACTACCAACGTATACTCAAACTGTTCAATCCACACAAATATTAAAG ATGGCGAGTCaccaaaaatatataattgccCTAACAATAACAACAGTCCATTAATGAAATGGAGCAAAGAAGTATCCGCAGATAGTATTGAAATCACTTACATCAATAATGAG AGCCTTGATGAAAGGTCCTTTGATATTGACTGGAATACCACTTACAAGCCAATTGACGAGGATACTTGGTCATCTAATTGCAcctttaatgttattattagtACTGAATAG
- the LOC123259165 gene encoding matrilin-2 isoform X2 — protein sequence MDRIQPVGSEAQDKIKKKSRMRNHKKSRGKIRRLKKGRKKIYSDELKRKNYQRIFKSVDIKNYDDENFEQQLLKNLHLQVINSRSSIISNYDQLKNNTYDDNLNGDNNIDINVNKSMIKSETLANNSNGDVSCMEGKFIPAPVVPHALIKYVKSSKPHAEYLEANYECAEGFLLSSNTTRLLCKNRQWIGASAPSCTPKNNNNYREICSRSSCDQICKQVDNKPTCFCYEGFYLQDNKCIDINECENANGDCQYECVNTPGSYRCECPQGMKYARDKSHCEDLNECLENNGRGPCQDSCQNLEPGYSCGCEGLPGTILSTDNHTCGNASPCAINNAGCSHTCLSTKGRVFCLCPDGFMLQDDWKTCQDIDECAVPDLQNEVCKFGCINTPGSYRCAQQDELNDQPADEKIDPCPKGYHESTRSTCVDVNECEDNNGGCSEVCENTNGSYFCACNGDERILSPDGKSCTDINEVSCSSLDVPKRGSLICSRQSSHSVWSAHKALNNLPGTKCSLRCPRGYYILGEYELTCRQNGNWDGIKTGQCTKCPTDIRTIEEEMFIKINQPTTSVVFNQQIQPQKQKRVRLAVNLDRGLHKIIFFKNPSSSLASSSSTTNVYSNCSIHTNIKDGESPKIYNCPNNNNSPLMKWSKEVSADSIEITYINNESLDERSFDIDWNTTYKPIDEDTWSSNCTFNVIISTE from the exons atggacaGGATCCAGCCGG TCGGTTCAGAAGCACAAGACAAGATCAAAAAGAAGTCTCGAATgagaaatcataaaaaatcccGGGGGAAAATCCGGCGTTTGAAGAAGGGTAGGAAAAAAATCTACTCTGATGAATTGAAAAGGAAAAACTACCAGAGGATTTTCAAATCCGtcgatattaaaaattacgatgaTGAAAATTTCGAGCAGCAACTGCTTAAGAATTTGCACCTGCAAGTTATCAATTCCAGGAGCTCTATCATATCTAATtacgatcaattaaaaaataatacttatgatgataatttaaatggtgataataatattgatattaatgttaataagTCGATGATTAAAAGTGAAACTTTAGCGAATAATTCAAATGGGGACGTATCCTGTATGGAAGGTAAATTTATTCCAGCGCCAGTTGTTCCTCACGCtcttattaaatatgttaa GTCGTCAAAACCACACGCGGAATATTTGGAGGCAAATTATGAGTGCGCTGAGGGCTTTTTGTTGTCGTCAAATACAACAAGACTGTTGTGCAAAAACCGACAATGGATCGGAGCCTCGGCACCTTCATGTACACccaagaataataataactaccgTGAAATATGCTCCCGTTCATCTTGTGATCAGATTTGCAAGCAAGTCGACAATAAACCTACTTGTTTTTGTTACGAGGGCTTTTATCTTCAGGACAATAAGTGCATTG atattaacGAATGTGAAAACGCGAATGGAGACTGTCAATACGAGTGTGTGAATACTCCAGGTAGTTATCGATGCGAGTGTCCGCAAGGGATGAAATATGCACGAGACAAGTCTCACTGTGAAg atttgAATGAGTGCTTGGAGAACAACGGACGGGGGCCGTGTCAAGATAGCTGTCAAAACTTGGAGCCAGGATACTCGTGTGGGTGCGAAGGCCTGCCGGGCACGATCCTTTCAACTGACAATCATACGTGCGGTAATGCGAGTCCTTGCGCGATAAACAATGCAGGATGCTCTCATACTTGTCTTTCAACAAAGGGAAGAGTTTTTTGTCTTTGTCCCGATGGATTTATGTTGCAAGACGACTGGAAAACTTGTCAAg ACATTGATGAGTGCGCGGTTCCGGATCTGCAAAACGAAGTTTGCAAATTCGGGTGCATAAATACACCAGGCTCTTACCGGTGCGCTCAACAGGACGAACTTAATGATCAGCCAGCTGATGAGAAAATTGATCCGTGTCCCAAAGGGTATCATGAATCTACGAGATCAACCTGTGttg ATGTAAACGAGTGCGAGGACAACAACGGAGGATGCAGTGAAGTCTGTGAGAACACCAATGGCAGTTATTTTTGCGCCTGCAACGGTGATGAACGGATTTTATCGCCTGATGGAAAATCGTGCACGG aCATAAACGAAGTATCGTGCTCGTCTTTGGATGTACCAAAAAGAGGATCGTTAATCTGTTCACGTCAGTCATCCCATAGTGTGTGGTCAGCACACAAAGCACTTAATAATCTGCCGGGTACTAAATGCTCCTTGAGATGTCCACGAGGGTATTATATCCTCGGAGAATACGAGCTCACGTGTCGTCAAAATGGAAACTGGGACGGCATTAAGACCGGGCAGTGTACCA AGTGCCCGACCGACATAAGGACAATCGAAGAAGAAatgttcataaaaataaaccaGCCGACAACGAGCGTGGTGTTTAATCAGCAAATACAACCGCAGAAACAGAAGCGAGTGCGTTTAGCTGTAAATTTGGACCGCGGGCttcacaaaataattttctttaaaaatccGTCTTCATCTTTGGCTTCCTCTTCATCGACTACCAACGTATACTCAAACTGTTCAATCCACACAAATATTAAAG ATGGCGAGTCaccaaaaatatataattgccCTAACAATAACAACAGTCCATTAATGAAATGGAGCAAAGAAGTATCCGCAGATAGTATTGAAATCACTTACATCAATAATGAG AGCCTTGATGAAAGGTCCTTTGATATTGACTGGAATACCACTTACAAGCCAATTGACGAGGATACTTGGTCATCTAATTGCAcctttaatgttattattagtACTGAATAG
- the LOC123259168 gene encoding uncharacterized protein LOC123259168 isoform X1: protein MLNSVPKQIVLTLQSSPPFLLEIVLAITIALLLAIPLVTRLQYFLGYTEEPLISFNFLNPRRRQISSSTSGSNESLTLFPVRHVNSSPNFKNSYLTESDIINGSPFTMDISSSYNHNTEYPFSVAYDYGYYRHKLIESNLKRHYGSQPPGNVVLNSLHLSSIDSATGLRLSEKYNHSIFELAPNSDHNQERDQLITLIHPRDHFLRKGSRRYESADKSTETLFISNVSHNFKEEEEIELKEKITSLPRRKTRIKKDKSSSDNVKIFKVKIDSFDNSRPVSPFKNREIYEIPEVKSEITEKGTEIYDPNLESKILDKKEEICKNEIIKSRPGSPVKKIKERKSKIKMNLKVKEKLSEVRDIKYDSLIIDDKNKEGENLKPEEEIEVNKKISSATVELNSPKNNFIEENIVDKNILSKDKLCGESENLDCKFKEEIKAEAEKCLAKMSDVVSKSYGSSRGEALKVEKQSRPNTSSGVLSRAFKHLSPKVNSRPRSSGGGFAWEVPDISGKVWSDDNEEKINRSKDESKKPGTPTGLKRPRSANPQFFRKKSDPVLPVLESIIDLTYDVPVDLLDEECLVGGKEDQNRPLELKHPGFGENQSDSGSGSRDKKGKSKIKGGKKGKSEKICQGPQDSLLQKKPFLRSRSGRYSVLKVTKFKSKK, encoded by the exons ATGTTGAACTCAGTACCAAAGCAAATAGTCCTGACACTCCAATCTTCGCCTCCATTTCTTCTTGAAATTGTCCTTGCAATTACAATAGCTTTACTATTGGCAATTCCTTTGGTCACCAGACTTCAATATTTCCTT GGTTATACAGAAGAACCTTTGATATCCTTCAACTTTTTAAATCCCCGGCGCCGTCAAATATCTTCTTCAACATCAGGCTCCAATGAAAGTCTTACCCTCTTTCCAGTCCGCCACGTGAATTCCTCCCcgaatttcaaaaattcctaCCTCACTGAAAGTGATATTATAAATGGCAGCCCCTTCACCATGGACATAAGTTCTTCTTACAACCATAACACGGAGTACCCTTTCTCCGTGGCCTACGATTATGGGTACTACCGCCATAAGTTAATAGAAAGTAACCTAAAGCGGCACTACGGAAGCCAACCCCCAGGTAATGTCGTCCTAAATTCCCTTCATCTCAGTTCCATCGACTCCGCAACAGGTCTTAGGCTCAGCGAAAAATACAACCACAGTATCTTCGAGCTAGCTCCCAATTCCGACCACAATCAGGAGCGCGACCAACTGATCACCCTCATCCACCCTCGGgaccattttttaagaaagggCAGCCGAAGGTACGAGTCTGCCGACAAGTCTACGGAGACTTTGTTTATTAGCAATGTTAGTCACAATTTTaaggaagaagaagaaatcgagttgaaggaaaaaataacttcTTTACCCCGAAGAAAAACTAGGATTAAAAAGGACAAGTCTTCTAGTgataatgttaaaatatttaaggtaAAAATTGACTCTTTTGATAATTCTCGGCCGGTAAGTCCTTTTAAGAACAGAGAAATTTACGAAATTCCGGAAGTTAAGAGCGAAATTACGGAAAAGGGGACAGAAATTTATGatccaaatttagagtctaaaattttggataagaaagaagaaatttgtaaaaatgaaattattaaatcaagacCCGGAAGTCCGgttaagaaaataaaggaaAGAAAATCtaagattaaaatgaatttaaaggTTAAGGAGAAATTGAGTGAGGTTAGGGATATAAAGTACGATTCGTTGAtaattgatgataaaaataaagaaggaGAAAATTTGAAGCCGGAAGAAGAAAtagaagttaataaaaaaataagttctgCGACTGTTGAGTTAAATTCgccgaaaaataattttatagaggaaaatattgttgataaaaatattttaagcaAAGATAAATTATGCGGAGAAAGTGAAAATTTGgattgtaaatttaaagaagaaataaaagccGAGGCGGAAAAATGTCTGGCGAAAATGAGCGACGTGGTTTCAAAAAGTTACGGGAGTTCCAGGGGAGAAGCTTTAAAGGTTGAAAAGCAATCGCGACCCAACACATCCAGCGGAGTACTTTCAAGAGCTTTCAAGCATTTGTCGCCGAAGGTAAACTCCAGACCGCGATCTTCTGGAGGCGGGTTCGCGTGGGAAGTTCCAGATATCTCGGGGAAAGTTTGGTCGGATGATAATGAGGAGAAGATAAACAGAAGCAAGGATGAAAGTAAGAAACCAGGGACTCCCACGGGGTTGAAGAGACCCAGGTCGGCGAACCCACAGTTCTTTAGGAAGAAATCGGACCCGGTTTTACCCGTACTAGAGAGTATTATTGATCTGACTTATGATGTTCCTGTGGATTTGCTGGATGAAGAGTGTTTAGTTGGGGGGAAAGAAGACCAAAATCGGCCATTGGAACTTAAGCATCCGGGCTTTGGTGAAAATCAATCGGATTCTGGCAGTGGGTCTAGGGATAAGAAGGGCAAGAGCAAGATTAAAGGAGGGAAGAAAGGGAAGAGTGAGAAAATTTGTCAAGGTCCTCAAGATAGTTTGCTTCAGAAGAAACCTTTTTTAAGGTCCAGGTCTGGGAGGTACTCTGTGTTGaaagttactaaatttaaGAGTAAAAAGTAG
- the LOC123259168 gene encoding uncharacterized protein LOC123259168 isoform X2 produces MDISSSYNHNTEYPFSVAYDYGYYRHKLIESNLKRHYGSQPPGNVVLNSLHLSSIDSATGLRLSEKYNHSIFELAPNSDHNQERDQLITLIHPRDHFLRKGSRRYESADKSTETLFISNVSHNFKEEEEIELKEKITSLPRRKTRIKKDKSSSDNVKIFKVKIDSFDNSRPVSPFKNREIYEIPEVKSEITEKGTEIYDPNLESKILDKKEEICKNEIIKSRPGSPVKKIKERKSKIKMNLKVKEKLSEVRDIKYDSLIIDDKNKEGENLKPEEEIEVNKKISSATVELNSPKNNFIEENIVDKNILSKDKLCGESENLDCKFKEEIKAEAEKCLAKMSDVVSKSYGSSRGEALKVEKQSRPNTSSGVLSRAFKHLSPKVNSRPRSSGGGFAWEVPDISGKVWSDDNEEKINRSKDESKKPGTPTGLKRPRSANPQFFRKKSDPVLPVLESIIDLTYDVPVDLLDEECLVGGKEDQNRPLELKHPGFGENQSDSGSGSRDKKGKSKIKGGKKGKSEKICQGPQDSLLQKKPFLRSRSGRYSVLKVTKFKSKK; encoded by the coding sequence ATGGACATAAGTTCTTCTTACAACCATAACACGGAGTACCCTTTCTCCGTGGCCTACGATTATGGGTACTACCGCCATAAGTTAATAGAAAGTAACCTAAAGCGGCACTACGGAAGCCAACCCCCAGGTAATGTCGTCCTAAATTCCCTTCATCTCAGTTCCATCGACTCCGCAACAGGTCTTAGGCTCAGCGAAAAATACAACCACAGTATCTTCGAGCTAGCTCCCAATTCCGACCACAATCAGGAGCGCGACCAACTGATCACCCTCATCCACCCTCGGgaccattttttaagaaagggCAGCCGAAGGTACGAGTCTGCCGACAAGTCTACGGAGACTTTGTTTATTAGCAATGTTAGTCACAATTTTaaggaagaagaagaaatcgagttgaaggaaaaaataacttcTTTACCCCGAAGAAAAACTAGGATTAAAAAGGACAAGTCTTCTAGTgataatgttaaaatatttaaggtaAAAATTGACTCTTTTGATAATTCTCGGCCGGTAAGTCCTTTTAAGAACAGAGAAATTTACGAAATTCCGGAAGTTAAGAGCGAAATTACGGAAAAGGGGACAGAAATTTATGatccaaatttagagtctaaaattttggataagaaagaagaaatttgtaaaaatgaaattattaaatcaagacCCGGAAGTCCGgttaagaaaataaaggaaAGAAAATCtaagattaaaatgaatttaaaggTTAAGGAGAAATTGAGTGAGGTTAGGGATATAAAGTACGATTCGTTGAtaattgatgataaaaataaagaaggaGAAAATTTGAAGCCGGAAGAAGAAAtagaagttaataaaaaaataagttctgCGACTGTTGAGTTAAATTCgccgaaaaataattttatagaggaaaatattgttgataaaaatattttaagcaAAGATAAATTATGCGGAGAAAGTGAAAATTTGgattgtaaatttaaagaagaaataaaagccGAGGCGGAAAAATGTCTGGCGAAAATGAGCGACGTGGTTTCAAAAAGTTACGGGAGTTCCAGGGGAGAAGCTTTAAAGGTTGAAAAGCAATCGCGACCCAACACATCCAGCGGAGTACTTTCAAGAGCTTTCAAGCATTTGTCGCCGAAGGTAAACTCCAGACCGCGATCTTCTGGAGGCGGGTTCGCGTGGGAAGTTCCAGATATCTCGGGGAAAGTTTGGTCGGATGATAATGAGGAGAAGATAAACAGAAGCAAGGATGAAAGTAAGAAACCAGGGACTCCCACGGGGTTGAAGAGACCCAGGTCGGCGAACCCACAGTTCTTTAGGAAGAAATCGGACCCGGTTTTACCCGTACTAGAGAGTATTATTGATCTGACTTATGATGTTCCTGTGGATTTGCTGGATGAAGAGTGTTTAGTTGGGGGGAAAGAAGACCAAAATCGGCCATTGGAACTTAAGCATCCGGGCTTTGGTGAAAATCAATCGGATTCTGGCAGTGGGTCTAGGGATAAGAAGGGCAAGAGCAAGATTAAAGGAGGGAAGAAAGGGAAGAGTGAGAAAATTTGTCAAGGTCCTCAAGATAGTTTGCTTCAGAAGAAACCTTTTTTAAGGTCCAGGTCTGGGAGGTACTCTGTGTTGaaagttactaaatttaaGAGTAAAAAGTAG